In Fusarium fujikuroi IMI 58289 draft genome, chromosome FFUJ_chr02, the genomic stretch GGGAAACAAGGGTCAGCAGCTACCGACCTCAACTAACTTGGGTGCTCTCCGTCatcctccatcatcttcaatccTTTAATAATCCTCATACACACATAATCGTTCAGAACAAGCGTCATTTCTTTTGTTACACTCGCCCAATACGTCGCAACTGCGATTGATCCCTCTGCATGTTTATAATCGCCGTATAAATACCTGCCTGTAGCCAGGTAACCTTTTGATAAAGCTAGCGCCCATGAGCTCTATCAACTAACCCGTCCTCTATCGACTCTTGAGCTCCAAGCGTTTCCGATCGACGACAACTCTACCACAACAATATGACGCCTGCACGCGGCAGAACAAAGGCACGCTTCTGGGCAGGggatgaggagatggccAATAAAAAAGACGACGACCTTCACCTCCCAGGGCATCGCTATCATAGCTCGGGATCTGGTCCTCAATGGCAGGCTACGCCGCGTGCTCCCCGCCGTAGCTCCGTCGGTCGCCTTATTTCATACCTAGTCTTCATATcgatcgtcttcttcataaTATACAATTTCGTATCGTCCTCCGATAGCTCGACCGATGCGGCATCAGAGAGGTCTGCGCCGGGGCGTAAACAGGGACAGGACAAGGTCTACCATAGGGGACCCCTCAAATTCCCAGAGCTCGCAGAGACATTGCGCAACATCCAAGGGACCGGCGGCGCTTACgaaagaaacaagaacaTTCTATTTGCTGcttccagcatcaacagcgcCTCTACCCTTCTGCCAATGGCTTGTCAGATGTCGGCGCAAGAAAAGAACCATGTTCATTTTGCGCTTATGAGTAGGGAAGAAATCCCGATCAAGGAACTCCTCGAGATAAACGGCATCGACAAAAGCTGCAAGATATATGTACACGGTatgggcttcttctcaatgcTGCCGGGCCTGTCTTCTAATTACTTGTGTAGATGCCCGCACTGACTATGCTTCCACGTCTTCTGAGTTGAGGCTGAAACTCGCTGCTATCCGTGCATTCTGTAAGCTCTAATTCGAACCAACCCGTTACACATTTGTCTAACAAAATTGTGTAAAGTCTATATTGAGAACTTTATGCACCCTCAAGCAATTATTGTTGACTCTAcccagaaggaagaagattaCTTCCTCCAAGCCATACGAGATCAGATCACTGGGACGAGGTCTGCTCTTATAGAGCTGCCAGAGAAGCCAGAAACTCGTCTTGCGTGGATCTCCAAGCTTGACGCCTCAGCATTGGCTGGTGAGTAGCTCTCCCTGCTTCTCGCTACCATGTATACTCACTAACTGTTATCAGCCTGGAACAAGGTGCATTTCGACATATTAGTCCAGGCACCTCCCGTTGGCACTGCCAATCTACAAAGACTCCTCACCTCGCTGCGCAAGGCCGATAAGAGTGCCCTATCGGTTCCCCAGCTAACAGTCGAGCTACCTCCAGTTGTAGAAAAGCCATTGGGAAACTTCTTGTCTGGTTTCCATTGGCCTTCCAAGGCTTCTGGACAGCTCCCTCAATCGCAAATGCTCTCTCTTCGCCATCGAATTTCGTCGCGGAAaatggatgaggaggagagttCAGTTCGATTTTTAGAATCATTCTGGCCAAGCAAGCCGTCACACAATCATGTGCTTGTCCTGGCAGCTCACACTGAGGTCTCGCCTCAATTTTTCAACTGTACGTGATCTTCTATGCCTAACCAGGCAGCACTGACATAGCCAGATGTGAAATACACCCTTCTTCATAGCCTATACTCACAATCCTCCATTCTTCAGGACTGGAATGAGAACATCATGGGCATCAGTTTTCACTCGCCCAGcactcttcttgatgatacaACACCCCTAACAGTCCCGCCAGCTGAAGAAGCGGACGAAACGAGCGGCTCAGGTCCCTTCTTTTGGCAGGCCCCAACTAGCGATGCTGTTCTGTTCATGGGAGACAAATGGGTTGAGCTGCATGGCTATGTGTCACGCATTCTAGAAAAGCAGCAAACAGGAACAGAAACGCCAGCCTTCTTAGCCAAGAAGAGTACGAGCAAGAAACATCCGGCCTGGTTAGAGTATGTACTTCAGCTATCACAGCTTCGGGGGTATGTGACTCTGTATCCGAGACCGGAAACAGCGAGCACTATCTTGGGAGCACACAGCGACCTTCCAAATACTCCAGAGGAGTACTTGGGCGAAGGGGACGAAAACGACAAGACCGGAGAGGCAGACAGTGCAACGTCAAAGTTCGACCCAGCATCCCCTGTCGATATGCTCACGACATTACCTCGTGAGGGTGACCTACTAGCATTAGGTGACTTGCCACTCATTTCGTGGAATGGCAAATCAACATCACTAGCAGAGCTTGAAACGACCTCAATGAAGCTTACAAAACAATTCCGTCAAGAGGTTGGCGGGTGTCCACCGACCGCCGTAAACGATGAGGACGAGTTTGGACAGCCAAGGCACAACAAAGACGCCAGTGATCTCTTTTGCAAGAACAAGGGCACGGCCAGTGCAGATACAGCGACTGAagccaaggatctcaaggaaACAGCATAAGGAGCTGATTGCTATTCACAGCCGGAGCCAAGATATGGACGGCTTCCATTTTCACTATCTATTGTATGGGGTTTTGCATGGTTGGCACTGGAAGCTAAGGCGCTATTGAGTAACGAACATGTATTAATGCAATTTCAAGGATTCTTTCTGGGTACATATGTCAAGAATTGGATGATGATTGCTGTCGAACCTTGGCAATGACAAGCAGGATGAGACAGGTGCCTATGATTGAGACTGCTGTGAGACTGAAAACCTGTGTGATGTCAGTACATAATCACCGCGTTTGTCATACATTGACAAACTTACTGCATGAGTCTTCCAGCCAATCTGTACAATAGCCGCCCGTTTGCTGTACTTGTTGACCGTTGCTACACAGAGCGTTAGTTCGGCGCATGTGCTACGTCGTAGTAGTAACACTCACTTATATAGTTACCCATCCCAGCAAGCAGAGTCAAGACCGAGAGTCCCCAGAATATCGTCCCGAGAGGctttgccattctcaactcTAACGGTGTGGCTTCGTTCTTTAAGTGGAACGAAAGTGTGATGGCTACCGAGACGATGGCCATGTATATCGATAATCGAAGGTATGAGAGGAACGCTATGTATAAGTATAAGACTATGGCATGAAAGAGACAGCGGAACAGGATGTGTACTCCTCTCATTGGCGCAGTGATCTCGCGCATCACTACTCTCATTCTCTACTATCAATGGTCCAAAGATTGGCCAGTGAAAGAAAGgtctatcctcctcctcgctaAAGACACAGACTGTGAGCCAATCCATTCATATAGTTCTCCTGTGCAACTTTCACATACTCAAGCTCACTGAACTCAATGGGTCGAGCTAGGTTGGTAATAGGCGCGCAGCAGGCATGGATAGTgaggtcttcatcatcgatatTCGCATCATGAGAAGCCATTTCGACGATATGACGAACAAAGTAACAATTCGATGAACAAATCAGTCAGACCGATGCTGATTGATGTATTCAAAGCCCACGAGACGAACGTGAGCATGTGAGGTTGGGTGTTAGTAGAGGAAGGTTGATGTGGTTGGTGGTTTCGGGGCTCGGCCGGATACTCAGTTCGTACCGATTACCGGGCTTCACTCTGTATGCACTAATTACCCTATAGCGGAATCCGGAATTCTATCATATTAGCACTAATGGCGTGACCTTTGAAGTTCTATGTATTTGACTTTTTATTTCATCTCTATTCTACGATAGATGTTTTGGAAGTATCCTTATTACCACTGGCTTGTCTATTTTGAGCCAGATCGTAAGAGGCAACCAGCCTCACATCTCCTAGGACGTGTAGAATAACTCATAAGTATGGCATACATCACGTAAACCATTACCTTCCTTTAAAAACCCCATATTTCATGCCATCTATTCTCATCAGTTCTCAATGGCCCATCAAGTCGTCCAAATCTTGCTGCCCGTCCCGTGTTGGCCTCAGGAAGACACAGCCACTCTCTTACACAGTCTGGCACCTCTTCCTTGACATGAGCAATGCAGATCAGCGCTTGCTGGTCGGAAAGACCTGGGATCTTGACCTGATCAGACTTGTAGACGTCACTCTCGATGATCTCTTCGCCTCGATATGTTTTGGCCTCACCTTGTTCAAGGAACAGCGTGCATTTGTCTCGTACTGCATCATCCATGCCGCTAaaagcttcatcaagaaccacAACATCTGGGCTCTTGATCATGGATCTGACGAAGAGCGCAACGCGTTGTGCGCTGAAAGACAGACCGCCAAACATGTAATCATCCGCCCAGGAGAGGTTCTCGTGCGATGCCGAAGAATAGCTTGGATGTAGTTCGGGAGCAAACCAGCGAAGGGCtgcctcaaccttctctttGGCTTCACTGTCTAGCTTCGGCGTCGCTCGAAATGTTTCTGACCAAGCATTCTCAATCACTTGGCGCACAGTCAAGTTCCGAGGCATGTGCTGATGAACTTCAGGGCTCGAGTGTCCAATTCTGGACTGGATGTCCCAAAATGTAAGTGGCCGCTGGCCTGTACCAGGTTCTGGGAGACGAGATCGCCCGAATAGTTTGATGGGAAGAGAGTAAGACTGAGGATGATCCGAGCAGAGCAAAGATACTATGGTTGTTTTGCCTGAACCATTAGGACCAAAAACTCCCCAACGCTCACCACGTCGAACTGTCCATATCAAACCGTCTTTAGAACCGTCAGTGGTTTGCTGTGTCCAGTTACCAAGTGCAATTTTCCCACGATACTGAACTTTGCAGCCATTCATCTCAACGAGGGGCTCGGCTTTGGGATTTATCGGCTCAAGCTCCTTACATGATGCTTCCCCTAGATCACCAGAGGCTTCTGTAGAAGCACTTGATGGTAGTACACGACCGATATCAACAAGTGAATGCAGCGGTAGCCTCTCATCTTCTGTAAGTCCACCCTTTCGGACTCCACGGACGTACTTCTTGAGACCGTCAAGAACTTCCTCCTTAGGCCCCATGGATCCCACTTGGCAGTCTGTTCTTAGGTACACGAGGTGAGTGATCCAGTCAGGGACAGGATCCTGTGGTCGTGCACTAAGAACAAGACGCGGGCTTGCTTTCTCAGCCAGCGAGTGTAGTAATGGGCTTAAACCTGAGACTGTAGGCGGGTCCAACCCCATGAAAGGCTCATCAAGTAAGAGAACTTCAGGCTTGGTGAGAAGTGCACGAGCGATACGTGCCCTTCGACCTTGCCCGTTACTAAGAAAAGAGACCGGAAGATCTAGCAGGGGCTCAAGCTTCAGGTCCTTGACAACTCGAGAAAGAAGATCTGGCGAGATAGTAGCCTCATCCTGGCTGGGTTCCATCTGCATGGGATTGAGCTCTGTGTTGCCCATGAGGAAATCCCTTAGTGAGAAGTCCGTAATCTCCCGTCGCGACTCATATCGCGCAGAGAGATAGGCACTCGTtgcaacaccaccaccgagCGCTCCTCCAATCTGCTCAGCATCGAAGCCCACATACTCGATTGCCTTTTGCGGCGTTCGTAACCGCTTGGGTACTCCCTCAGTAGAAAGGTAGGGATATGATCTCGCAATAGGTGGCTCGCAGAGAAACCTACCCCTCAGAGCCTGAAGAAACGTTGTTTTACCAGACAGAGATGGGCCTACAATACACCAATTTCGAGGTGAGTTCGATGCAGAAGCCAACTCAAAGCTCAAGTCACTAAAGAGAGGTGGGTTTGGACGTGATAATGCTGAATTTGGATGATGGCGATAGAATGTGCCATTGGCAATCCGAATGATCGGAGGACGAGTCGGAATTGACCTCATGGTTGCATCAGAGTGTCTCTGAATAGATAAAAACTCATTATCAATGTAAAGGAGAGATTGTTGTCTCAAGGCGAAGTCGGAATCTTTAAGTAAGTGACGATGTCTGCGTGGGTCTCATTGAGCAGAATGGAAGCTGGGGTCAGTGATACGTTAGTACCTTCTGCCGGACCTGCAGCTTGCTCCCCGGAGCCGGGACAAGGTACGTACCCTCAAAGTGCGGCAACGCCAGCGCAAGGCTGCCTTAAGCTAGAgctttcatcatcaaccgcACGTTGAGCCTCCCAtctatcaatcaatccaCCCGCCCATCAGCGCcgcatcatctcctccgCGGAAACGGTCTAAGCTTTCACTAAAGCTTCAACCTAACGACTCGTATCTCTTCCACCGCACTCACTTCTTACAAGCAACAACCACATCCCTCAAAATGGTAAGCTCCAGCACCCATCCATCCTCACTATCACGAGAGCTAAATCTTCTGTCCAAAGTCTCAAGCAATGCGTATCGTCCCCGGCAACTCCAACGCCCAGACCTACACTCACATTTCGCACACATCCTCCGCCCCCTCCGCCCCGGGCATCCACGATACTCTCCGCCACGGTGTCGGCGCATCCCCCTTCGACTCCAAGTCCACGCCCGCCTCTGCTCATCCCCTCGAAGCCCGCCTCAAGAACTGGGAGGCTACTCAGGAGGCTCTCAAGATGGAGACGCTTCGACGCACCTATGGCATGGCTGAGCCTATTCGACGTGGCATGGAGCTCAAGATTGTTCAGAACGGCGAGTGGCGGCCCATGGCCCTCGGCAATGGCCTCCCTAGCGTTCACGAGGATATTCTTAGGGGCCGTGATGCTACGATTACCTGGGAGGACGTATTCACTGGCGATGAGACAAGAGCCGTTGCTGGATTCCacgatgagatggaaaagaagctcaagatccagTAAACAAGCCGGCTGGCTGTCTCAAAGGAAACCATGGCACAACCATCTCCTTGCATACCATAATTACAACACTTTAGACAGGCTCAAGAAAGTTAACGACCAAGATAACCAACGTCTGTTCTtctgctgagaagatggatgagaCCATGCAATCGCAACATAAATGCTTTCTATACTGCTATGAATGCGCTGTGATTGATAACGCGTCGACGAATATGccgaagaaaaggaagattACAGAACCAAAACACAACCAAGCCCATAACTCAGAATACACAATGATACGCCAATGCAGACTCCGGTGTCCCCGTCTCCTACACAGCAGAAGCGTGACGCCTCTGCTGATAAATACAATAAACCAAAGGAAAAGCTATAAGGAGTGAATGAGTGTCAACCGAATGCTCATCAACTAAAGTGAAGACTACGGTGGCTAAAAAGACCCCGCCGACTCGGAACGTTGAGTGCATGAGGGTCTTTGGACTTGGCTCGTCTCGTAAGAGCATGCGTTGAGCACAGTCAGTCTGGAAGTTGCCTGTAGTAAAAAAAGTGGCCTTCACTTATAAAATGATGCAGCAATTGCTGTCCCGCGAACGTTGGCCATCACCACCGCTCGATGAAAGGTTCTTATTTCCCGCCTTaggttcttcctcatcaagaTCCTGTGGCCGAATGCTCATATGTACAACATTGGGGCTCTCGGTTGAAAGTTGATATTCTATGGGGCGGTTAGCAAATCATGGTCCTTGTCTCAGGTCGACGGCCAGCCTTACTTTTCAATGGCTCCTTATCATCTAGGAGCTTTCCAAAATGAATGAGTCTAATGCTGCTGGGACTTGCTGGTTTTGCTTCCCAATCACTGCGCCATTCGCGCAATATCAATTCTTTGAGGGTGTAAACGCTGATACTGAAGGGATCCGGAAGGCCACTCTCCGTCTGGTCTGGGATATCCACGCTCCTCCGACTCAAGTACTTAGCATCTATCTTGTACGGATGTCGGCTTCCTGAAGTAAGGAGAAGGGTAATGGTGCAAACGGGTCCGTCGGAGGAGCCCCCTGGAATTTCTCTGATGTCGTCTACAGCAGGTCCGATACCCAGATTCGAGTCTTGCTTAGtaggtggtggaggaggagcagccgtatccttctcctttcccTTCGATGAGGCTGCAGCAGTGGCTGCTGAGTTATCGGTGTTCTCGGATGTAGCTGGCGCGGCAGTAGACGGTGCTGGCTCAGTTATGACGGTCTTATCTTCGGATTCGGGGGCGTGATCGGCAGGCGCCTGCTCGGAGGATTGGGCAATGTTTTCCATGGCTACCGCATCGTTAGGCTGTTCGAGCCGTGAAGTTTCAACAGGCGTAGCCTTACCACCACTCATGGTGGAGTCCGCTGGAGCCGACATACTGGGTGAAGGGTGATGGCGGCGCGGTAAGGATGTGATCTGAGGTCACACCACGCAAGAAAGGGAAGAACGCGAGAGGAAGAGCGGCGTAAACGAGTGGTTTGTTCGCTAGCAGTGAGATTTGATGCGAATTTTGCGACTATTTGACGATGTCGGACCACAGATGCGTATGAAAATGAGGAATGCGAAAGTGGATGGAAATGGAGATGTGGATGAATGTAGTCGGTATCCGTAGCGTGGCCAGGTCTCGGGAGCAAAAGTGAAAGACGTCAAGTTCGCTGGGAAGATGGCTAAGGATGGATGCCCAGGCCGGGGGCCGCAAGACCGGGGGTGGGGCAGTGAATGGCCCGGAGTCTCGTCCACTCAGATAAAACGACTCAGACAATAAAGCAGATGCAAATGCAACGCGACAACCAGGCAGGGCAGAGTTGAGGAACGCGGGTCTGCAGTACGTAGTAGCAGTGAATGGCTTCGTGGTGCAGCGCTGTGCCCCAAGGCAAGCTGATGGGGAGACAGTGAATGAACAAGCGAAGCAAAACAAAGCAGCCAAGGAGCCCTGGGCGGCCAGCGGCTGGAGCGTGGAGCCTGTGTGGAGTGAGAGACGGTGCACCAGAGTGGACTTctcttgtctttggtggtgtcgctgtcgctggaCGCTTTGCCTGACAGGGAACGGGGAACGAAGGGGCGCTTGGCTTGAGCTAGGTAGACGACTCCCTTGCAATTGTCGGAAACGATAAAGTGACAATGATGAGAGAGACAGGCAGGGCGACTCGGCAGTGAAAGCGGCCGCGCTGCTTTGTTGACAGTTGTTGTCGATCAGTTCAACCAAGCCGGATTCGAGGCACACAATTGATGGCAGAGATAACGAGGCCGTTGAGAATACCGGCAAAGTCGGTTACCGGATACACGATAAATCCTGAATGCGAGAAAGTAGCCTACTGTAAGAAAGCCAAGATACCTAAACAAGGTAAGTTCCAGCCCAGGCCGAGGTGACGACACCAAATACAGTGCTGTATCCGTGATCCGTAAACTACTTGGCGGGCAGATGTTGGCGCTCActcaaaacaaaaaaaaaaaaaagttcaGCGAACCGATTTGTGCCAGTCGGAGGTATTAGTTATTCAGTGATAAGAATGAATCAGACGGAATGAAGTCGTTATTTGTTTGATCGTGTTTTGTTTGTGATGACGAACAAGACAATGGCAAGACTTAAAAACAAAGTCAACGGACGTGAGTTGCCAAACAAACCTACCAGACGCAACAAACAGCTACCtgtaccttaggtaggtaggtgagGCAGTTACCTTCAGTTCCATtcggtaggtacctactaggtaggtactaaggttAGGTTTACTGGTaaaagggaagggaaggtACCTGCCCTGGCTCTACCACCTTACACAACCTGGGCTGAGTCGGGTAGGTACATAAGCAGTAATAAAGTCAGTAAAACGCTACCTCAGCTAATGAATGCAGCCAGAACATGACGCTTCCCAGTAAGAAGATTCCCCGGCATAAGTCATCTCCCTTCTAGAGCCTGAGAGTCCGTTTGTTGTAGTATTTCAAGTTTAATTCCTTCCATATGGCTGACAATCTGAAAACAATATGTCATggtgtactccgtaggtaTACACGGAGTTTATTCTCAGCGGGTGATAAGCAAAAACCACTGGTAGGTAACGTAGAAAAGGTGGCGGCTGTGGAAGCCGGCTGTGCCGCTTCCAGGCGACTTGGCCCAGACCaagcagaaaagaagaccCCAGCGGCGCAAGCCATCTGTTTGGGACACTGTATGTCGACTACCTTAACTAAGAGAAAGCTACCTGTTGAATATGGGGAAGTACTGATGACTAGGACAAACATGATGAACAACTTTGGTCCAATCTCTAACGGATGAATTATCTACGATATCATTTTCAGCGGCTCTCAGATGGATTGCTCTTTTGGCTCTCCtgcttaggtaggtacacTATTAGGCTGTATTCATGAATCAGCGAGCCACTTACACGAAACGTATCGTATTCTACCTACCAACCAATCCAACATAGTAGGTAAGCTATAGCCAATAGTTGCGTATTCAGCACATCTAAGGGTCCTCAACTGGCATGCACCCCTCAAGATCTCATCACTGGTACGCCTCGGAGCTTGTTCCTGAATCCCCAAAGTTCCACCGAGAAAAAGGCACAAGGAACACCCTCTCCCAACGGTCTAGTACGGCCGCTCACACACCGATACATCGGGTATATCCCGCACAAGACCACGGATTCGCCCACTTGCATACATTCAGAAGGTCCTTAcaactcatcaacgacaTGTCTCTCCCCACTGTCTTTATAGACCAGACCGGACCAGACCAACAAGCCAAGTCCCAATCTAGCGTACTCCAGACTTCGCCTCAAACCCCCTGGTCAAGTGTGACCTCTGGGGGAGGTTTTGGGATACAATGGTAGGCTCTGCTGATGTGCTTCGCCCCAATTGACATTTGGAATAAGGTTAACGGGCCAAGCCGAATCGAGTCTACGCCGTTCCCCGGAGCAGTCACCCGCAGATTCCTCCCTTCAAATCGAGAATGTGAGAAAGATGGGGTAACGGAGAAATTTGTAGATAGCCTCAGTGCCAAGAGCTAAGATTCTTCGAATGAGCGTGACAAAAAGGATGCTCAAAGTCTCAcgaagcagaagaaaaaaaaaacgaCATTCATCATAACTTGTAAATATGAGAGTATCTAATAATTTCATCCAAGTATGAAGCAACCTTTGGGCGGATCCTGGAGCTG encodes the following:
- a CDS encoding related to Putative mitochondrial repair protein, whose product is MRSIPTRPPIIRIANGTFYRHHPNSALSRPNPPLFSDLSFELASASNSPRNWCIVGPSLSGKTTFLQALRGRFLCEPPIARSYPYLSTEGVPKRLRTPQKAIEYVGFDAEQIGGALGGGVATSAYLSARYESRREITDFSLRDFLMGNTELNPMQMEPSQDEATISPDLLSRVVKDLKLEPLLDLPVSFLSNGQGRRARIARALLTKPEVLLLDEPFMGLDPPTVSGLSPLLHSLAEKASPRLVLSARPQDPVPDWITHLVYLRTDCQVGSMGPKEEVLDGLKKYVRGVRKGGLTEDERLPLHSLVDIGRVLPSSASTEASGDLGEASCKELEPINPKAEPLVEMNGCKVQYRGKIALGNWTQQTTDGSKDGLIWTVRRGERWGVFGPNGSGKTTIVSLLCSDHPQSYSLPIKLFGRSRLPEPGTGQRPLTFWDIQSRIGHSSPEVHQHMPRNLTVRQVIENAWSETFRATPKLDSEAKEKVEAALRWFAPELHPSYSSASHENLSWADDYMFGGLSFSAQRVALFVRSMIKSPDVVVLDEAFSGMDDAVRDKCTLFLEQGEAKTYRGEEIIESDVYKSDQVKIPGLSDQQALICIAHVKEEVPDCVREWLCLPEANTGRAARFGRLDGPLRTDENRWHEIWGF
- a CDS encoding related to 20S proteasome maturation factor, yielding MRIVPGNSNAQTYTHISHTSSAPSAPGIHDTLRHGVGASPFDSKSTPASAHPLEARLKNWEATQEALKMETLRRTYGMAEPIRRGMELKIVQNGEWRPMALGNGLPSVHEDILRGRDATITWEDVFTGDETRAVAGFHDEMEKKLKIQ